The segment gaggtttgtttttttttaagtaactgcCAAATAAATAGGTacttaagaattaaaaacatgaaaaaaacagatggttttgaaaatcatgattttgaaaacaatCAGTATAtgagtgaaaatattttgaataaaaagtgaaattataGAAATAACAGGACAGCATTGTTCTCTTTGCTGGGTATATTGTCCTGTTTGCTGAGTATACTGTAGCTATTTTGTTCTGCAATGCACTCTCTTCCAAACCCAGGGAATCAGCATTCAGTCAGGCCAGAGGAAGAAAGGCTCAACACAGCAAGATGTTGGAACACAGAGATGCTACCATAACCACTAGACCAAAAGAAGGGCAAGTATTTGTCATAGTCGAGAATGTGATAAACAGAACTAGAGACAAGTTAAAAACTGGAATTTCCAACATCTGACTGCTTATTGGACACAAAGCAGAATGACAGCGAACAAATCAGACTTTACCCAAAAGTAGAGGAAGGTTTAAGCTCTTCCTACAACTGTGGTGACACTTCTCCAATCACCTCAGGCGCATAGATACTGTAACGTATCAGGCAGTTTCAAAGATACTCTGTGCTTTTTGCCAGTCATCAACACATCCATCAACAAACGGCTGAACTGAACTGCACTTTTAGGGCCAGATGTGTCTGCCTATGATATCAAGCTACTAACTGTTAGAACTAGTCATATAGACAAATCCAGACTACAAGCATGAAGGCTTGAACAGGTATATCCCGTATATGCACTTTTCCTGTAAGCCTCAGTATTTGCAGTTTCCTGTAGCCAAGGATCACACATGCAAGTGTATCATAAAGGAAACTCATCACCTGTAAACCATTAATTGGGGGACACTGCAGTGAAGTACTACTTTTGCACCTTCTTACTAAAGACTTTTCCTaaatcttacatttttcttttgccttttgctCTCAAAATCAAACTCACAACTAGATCCAATCATTGTTTAAATGAAACTTATGCAGCCTAACTGAATTAAGTGATAATTTGCTGCAGTTCATCTGGAAGCAGCAATTTCATTAAATACCTAAAACCTTCCTTGATACTCTTCACATTAATTTGAATCTTACCAAAAtactccccccctcccccatatACTGtactctgcagggctgttcttTAATTTCTCTACAAagatatagaaaaaaattaaaagtaaagaaTCCTTTATATAAAATTGCACAGAACTTAGCACTTTATGCATTGAAATTCCATTTATTGGGAGCACTCCAGAAGTTTAATTAAGTTTTGCATATTGTATCAGAAAAGTCCAGAATCTCTCCTCTTTTGTACATGCCAATATTTCAACTTTTGAAAAGGATGCCTGGCACAGTTACACATCTAGCATTGTATCTTAACATGGCCCCATATTTTGCTATTTTGACAGATTCTTCCTGTTGCTTGGGTAGTTGCACTTTACTGGAAACCACTATTAACATAATACAATCTTGTTGGCATTGTAGGTGCTGTAATTCTGCAGTATTTATCAATTTAAGCATTTCTGAGAATATTTATCCAACACTGAAACACCACATCCAGACATCAACACCCATAACTTCTCATTGAGAGACTTCCCATTTTAAGAATGCACTTACTTGAGGCTGCAGGTTCAAGAGACTAAAGCAACACTACAGCCATTTTATGATTAGAGGCTTATGCTGACATCATACGAAGAAGTGGCTACTCTTCAGAAGTTAGATTgtcacaaatacagaaaacaagataCATATTTTCACCTTTTCATGCTACTTTAACTATGAGCTGAAACAGACCTTGGCTGTCAAAAGCTTTAAAGGAACCTATCCCAGATCTGAAAGCATcagacagcttttaaataacaaaaaaatatgaaggaacATTTCAAAGCCAACTTAAGTTTCAGTTCTTTACAAAAGAGTAGGTTTTCTTAGGGAAGACAGATCTGAAAAATAACCAAATAGTTCAAGCAGCAGGTTTTCTTAAGGTCAAAAAAATAGCCAAATAAGTTTGTCTTTGAAGAAATACATTACAAAGGTCTGAAGGGTGTTTCACCTACAGTTTGAAAATAAGTCCctgttcaaaaaaaaccaacccacttAAGGCAACCATTTGGTGTgtcacagttttatttttatctgctgcAGTTTTACGTAAAAGTGTGAAATTCAAACCAATATTCATGCGATGGTGAACAAAGTCtgtcactgaaaacaaaattactgttttgcagTAAATGTCCATAGAATTTAGAAGGGTCCAAACGACTACCAACTTTTACTGGAATGCTAACAGAGAAGCTTGCAAAGTTCCTTCACTCCCTTTCCCAACAGACACATGCCGACTGCTAAGAACTAGTCAGAGCCATCTTCTGATAGTCTCCATCGCTGTTGAGGTCCACCTGACAGTTGCTAACTCAAGAGGAAAAGGTGATCCGCAGCTGGTTCCCAAGGAAGCACAGTTAAATGCAATGAGGTGACATGAGACCAGCTGTTCGTTTGTCCATGACAACAGCTGCTCAGAGGCATCCCTAGACTGAAACATGGGCCTCTTCCCAGCGTCAGTTTTCCAGGTGAACCTGCTTCTCCTTCACCATGGTCAACGATTCCTCCTCATATATCTGGGAAAGggattaaaggaaaaacagcacagCTCCTCCCCCGCTCTTTCTTTGGGAACAGCCTGCCTGGCCTGAAGGGCGAGGGCCAGCCCACGCTTCACcgggggcagcgcggggaggCAGGCGGGGCCaggccgcccccccgccccgtggtGCGGCGAGGGCGAGCGGGGCGGGAGGCCCCCGGCAccgcagccccccccctccccccggcgCCGGCTACACGACCGGCACCAGGCTCCTCTTCGCGGGCGGCTGCTCATCCTCCTCTAGCAGCTCGACCAGATCCCCGTCGTCCAGATCCCCGTCGTCCAGGCCCGAGTCCTCCGGCCTGCTGGCGGCCCGGCAGCGCCGCAGGCGCCTCAAGGCCTGGCGGTGCTTCTCTTGCAGGCTCCCTAGCTGGGCGCGCAGGGCCGCCGCTTCCTCGCCCAGCTCCACGGCGGAGGGCTCGTCGGGGCCGGGCCCCAGCAGGGCCTGGCGGAAGAGGCTACGGTTCTCGCGGCGCAGGCGGCGGttctccagccacagctgcacgttCTCGTGGCGCAGCTGCGCGTTGTGCCActtctgctcctcctgctgctgcagcgccTGGCAGTGGCTGGCCGCCAGGTCCGCGTACCGCTCCGCCAGATGCTGAAGTGAGCCCCGCGACTGGCCCCGCCAGCCCTGTGGGCCGCCGCCCCACTCCACGAACTCCTCCGCCTCGCGGCCACCGGCGCCGCCCGGCCTCGCCCGGTCTCTCCGCGCCCAGCCGTTACGGCCCCAGCGCCCCTCCACAACGCGCATGCGCCTCATCCGTGCCGTTCTCGCAGCCCGCCTgcacaccacaccacaccccgccgccgccgctgccgcgaGAGGAGGGAGCCGGCGCCTTCTTATGCAAATAACGGGCGGGGGCTCggccgccgggggcgggggcgggggtcGGGGTGGCAAGGCCGGTGCGGCCTGGCGCCGCCATTTTGGGGCGGGGCCAGGCGGGGCGCGGCGGAGGCTTGGCTCTTGAGGCGGGCGCGCCACTTGGGCCGACGCTGGTGCCCCTCCGCCCTGTGCCGCGGCCGAGTGAGGTGGCGGATGGGCCAGAGCCGCTGTGGGGGCCTCTCAGAATACCCTCGTCCGCCGCATGGCCTCTCTGACCAGGTGGGGTTTCACTGGCTGGCTGTGTGGTGCAGGCCTCCCCTGTTCCTCTGAGCCTCGTGTTTATTGTTAATTAGCAGTGGTGGCTACAGCACAGCGGAGATTTAATGTCAGATCAGGAACTCGTGTTAAACTAAGAACTGCCCATAGAAATGTTACTCGGTCCCTTTTGATATTGCTAAGTTGTTGGGGTTTAAGGAGTACGACATGCAGGCTTACAAAGATGCCCAGTTAGTATGTGACTGATTGTGACGGCTCATAGATGATTTGGCTTAAAGTAACAAGATCACGTGGTGTAAGCTTGCCTgtaaaacatttgcaaaagaagagaaataggACGTTGAGGGCTCTATATTGACATTTCACAGTGGGTGGTGAAATCCATTAATCTGGAATTCTCATAAATTCCCTCTGGCTGTCCCCCTTTACATAAACATGCATATAGGCATCTGCACAGTTAGGCAGTCCTGTTGGAATTACAGTGACTGTGCAGTGCCTGACACTGTGGATCACTGCATATTTTTTGCACTTCAGGTTGTGAACTGCTTTGTGATTGGAACCATGCTTTACTCTGTGATCCAGCGTGCTGTTACTTACCAGCTGAAACTTTTGAGTATGGATCATGTATTTGAAGTTCAACAAAAAATGTGTAGCAGCAATTGTAGTAATTATTTCCAGAATATTTTCGGTTCTAAACAATGAGTGTTCACTTAAAAAGTTTAGAAGAGAAAGAGCAAATCACAGAAGTAATCTGAGTGTAACTGTACCTTTGCTGTGACTGCTGATGAGCAAAAATGAATTTACAGCACATATTTCCTGTACTAAGCCAGCTTCCAAGGAACGATTGGCTAGGGCATTATAGTAATTCCATGTAATATGTGACTAAACTGGTTTTGCATTGAAAGAAACAGGTTAATGCCTGTTTATTAGGCACTTCTTAATGTTGCTGCTTCGGATACCCATAGGTATACCCACTGCCAAGATGCTTGTAAAACTACATTAAGGCAAATCCTGTAGAGCGCTGAGACTTCAGCTACTTGTTCAGTCTGTGTGGAAGTGGACCAGGGCTTTGCACTCCTGTGACACAGTGCATAGAGTAACATAGAGCTTGAGCTTTTTATGACCACTGAATTACAGTCATCATTGACAGCACCTTAAACTTTGTTTTGAGGTTGGCTGTTCCTTGAGTCTTATGGTGAATGTTGTACTACACCTCCCAGTTTTGTTTATTCacctatttcagtttttcatgtgACTTATTGTACTCCATTGTGCATGCATGTATACAAGCATAAAGATTGATGGGCTGTATTTCTATAAAAGTCGTACTCGTGTATCAGAAGGGAGTTACTGAATTCCAGATTCTTCAGACAATGTTTAAACACCAATTTGATACTCTTTGGTTAAAGGCAATGACAGCAAGTAGTGATTGGGGAAAGATGGCAGGTAAGTATAGACAAACTTGATGGCAAGATAGGATCACACTTGACAGTGTGAAAGGGGGAAGTAACGAGAGAAGTTGTGAGAAGTTGCCCAGTTGTCAGTGGTTTTCTTCTCATAGAATGCTTGTAAAGGATACAATacttaaaacagcaaaaatatcgTAGGGATAAATAATATCTCCATTCCTATTGATTAAAGccctgtttttatttaaatggtaTCAGGTCTCCGTAGATGAGAAAATGTCAATGCTTGTGGACCATCAGCTACCACTGATTTTTGACCCTATCCAACCTGCTTGGGAAGAAGACCCTAGAAAAACACCTCACAAGGCAAATAAAAACTTTTGTTGTTTGTAATTCCCTTTACAACTTGGGACACTGCATTCTTATTCTTGAAGTGAAAGGAATTCAAGCAGCTCTACCGTTTGAATGGATATGAAGGGGTTTTTATTCTCTATGATTCTTAAAGGAAGTTTCACAAGAAGCTAGACTCAAACTgaagctgaattttgtactccTTTTCTACTCTTAGAATCGTAGAAtagcttgggttggaagggacctttaaaggtcatctagtccaacacctTTGCAATGAgtagggacatcttcaactagatcaggttgctcagagccccatccaacctgatcTTGAATattgccagggatggggcatctactacctctctgggcaacctgttccagtgtttcagcaTCTTAATTGtaacaaatttcttccttatatcttctgaatctaccctcttttagtttaaaaccattaccccttgtcctatcacaacaggtCCTACTGAAaggtttgtccccatctttcttaaaAGCCACCTTTGGGTATTGAAAGGTCACAACAAGatctccccggagccttctcttcttcaggctgaacaaacccaactctcagcctttccccataggagaggtgttccatccctctgataatttttgtggccctcctctagaaccactccaacaggtccatgtctgtcCTGTACTGagagctccagagctggatgcagtacaCTCCAGGTGGGATTTCACAAGATTGGAGTAGAGGGGCAGGATCAATTACCTTGACATGCTGGCTAcccttcttttgatgcagcccagaatGCCATTACCTTTCTGTActgcaagcgcacattgccagctcatgtccagtGTTCATCCACCAGTAAAGCCAAGTGCttctcctcccagctgctctcaaTCTCTTTATCTCCAGCTTCTATTGATACTGGGGcttgccctgacccaggtgcaaCACCTTGCATTTGGCCTTattgaacctcatgaggttcacaggGGCCCACTTCTcgagcttgtccaggtccctctggatggcattcCATTCTTCAGGCATGTCAGCCACACCACTCAGATTGGTGTTATCTGGAAACGTGCTGAGAGTGCACTGGATCTCACTGTCTGTGTCATTGATGAAGGTATTAAACACTACTGGTCCcaatacagacccctgagggatgccacttgtcactgatctccatcCTGAtattgagctgttgaccactgCCCTCTGGATCCAACCATCCAGCCAATCCCTTATCCACTAAATAGTCCACTCGTCAAATTCGTATC is part of the Falco biarmicus isolate bFalBia1 chromosome Z, bFalBia1.pri, whole genome shotgun sequence genome and harbors:
- the TUSC1 gene encoding tumor suppressor candidate gene 1 protein codes for the protein MRRMRVVEGRWGRNGWARRDRARPGGAGGREAEEFVEWGGGPQGWRGQSRGSLQHLAERYADLAASHCQALQQQEEQKWHNAQLRHENVQLWLENRRLRRENRSLFRQALLGPGPDEPSAVELGEEAAALRAQLGSLQEKHRQALRRLRRCRAASRPEDSGLDDGDLDDGDLVELLEEDEQPPAKRSLVPVV